Part of the Osmerus eperlanus chromosome 22, fOsmEpe2.1, whole genome shotgun sequence genome, TGGAATGCATTATGTGTTCATGAAAAACTATTTAGGACAATGTGTAATTACTTCATCCAATGGtacatataataataataataattttgtaTAACATAGTAGTATATGTGATACCAACAAATATTTAATAAAACGTTTATAACCTTTGCTAGCAATAATGTATCTGGCGTATATCAGTCAAACAACAGAAAATCATGCAGAGCAGACAATGTTAAAAACTCAAACTTGGAAACCAAAGGATGAACAATGACTGCAGTACACATAATTCACACAGCATGACACGAAACGGCTCCTCATTCCTCATACAACCCTGACAGAGCCGCAGGGGCTGTACCTGTACTATGGCATGCACAAGACGGTGGAAGTGTTGTACTATCACCACTCCAGCAACCTTTCCCCTAGGCTGGAATACAGCCACCGAGTGGAGGCGAATGGAACCCTGAACAAACTGACCATCACCATCAGCGATGTCAAAATGGAAGACGCCGGGGCCTACTTCTGCACCTTCCAGAAATTCAACAGACAGACGTCAGAGGTGGAAGACTTCAAAGGCATTGGCTCCACTATCCTTGTGGTTGACAGTAGGTCCACGATTCTTCCAGAGCATGCGCTGGGCTTCCAGTCGTGCTACGCCTTCCTAATCCTCTCTGCCGTTGGGTCGTTGTTAAAAACAAGTTTCGATTTCTCAGACTGTGGAAAAATAGCAAGCTTGTGAGGCGATAACGGTTCAGGCATTGATGTGGCCAAGCCTGTGGTACACTCACTGAGGTACCCTCACTGAGGTACCCTCACTGAGGTACCCTCACTGAGGTACCCTCACTGAGGTACCCTCACTGACCCTCACTGAGGTACACTCACTGAGGTATACTCACTGTGGTACACTCACTGAGGTACACTCACTGAGGTACCCTCACTGTATATCAATTTCCCcataaattgtaccctctctaattTGTATTGCATTTATAGAACAAATTAAAATGTTTACCAGTCAGAAAGGTTGAATTGACATAATTAATGTACCATCATTTAAAGCAATAGCTTTCTATGTTCTGCAGAGTTTTTCATGATTTTGTTTTATCTTGTAATAAACTTGTCATTTTAATTTAATCTCACAGGAATGAGATCATGGCTTCAGTTGTCTACTGCTTGCTGTTGACTTGCTTGATTTCTTCTTCCAAGTCTGTCGAAGGTAACTGTCGACTTGTCACTACTCCTCATAGGTGTAATCTTGTTCCCTTAATACAGTTGAACCTCTCTTAATGAATTGTGTTGTGAAATACGATTCTAGAATTTCTCTCTCTGGATTGCCCTACTGAACACCATGGAGTTTATGGCCAGAGGTCACTGGTGAAGTGCATAGCCAAAGCAAATCTGGGGGAAATTACCACTATCAAACATGTTACATGGAAGAAAGGGGCTGAGATAGTGCTGATGGTCACTACAGGAAAATTggaaatggaaaaagatggCTTTCAATTTGCTGATCCAGACTGGAAGGTGAATGTGAACACGAGCCTGTTGTTGACAAACACCAAGATGTCTGACATGGGAGAGTATGAATGCATGGTGTGGACAGACGTCGGCCATAAAACAGCCAAAACCAACCTCAGTGTCACAGGTGAGAATCCTTATACCTTCACTATTCTTAACCATAGGAGATCTTTGAAATGTAAAGTTTAGCTGAAATCGGAATCGTATAGTTATTGCATGTTCAGGGGTATTTAGATCATTTTCAAGTTGTTAACTTTTGGTTTCAGTATGCGGTATTATTCCAAAAATGGTTTACTGTGTTTGATTGTAGATTGAGGTCAATCATTTGTTGAGGTTCCAATATGGCATAAGCAGGTAGTGAAGTGACTCCATGTTCGGTGATGAGTGCTTCATAGAGCAGATGTTTTATGTCTGTATTTGTTGGTTTCTTTGTAGATAAATATCAAACCCCGACCATAAACTCCATCCAGGGGGAGAACATCAAGGACAACACGGATGTCACCCTGTTCTGTAACGCAACGGGGGGAGACCAAATAGGTTCTATTCAGTGGTTTGATGAATTTGGTACAAACTGGACGCCAAACTCCGAGCTGGTCAGCAGTAAGACCGAAAATGGATTGTTCAACCTCTCCAGTCGTTTGGTTTTGAAGGACCCTTCATCTAATTACACATGTTTGGTGTTCAACGCCAGAGGTGTTCAGGAAGGAAAGGCCAGTCTCAGTCTACAGTTAATGAGTATGAGTAAGTTCTTATCTTTATTTCTGGGTACTGTCACGTGTCTTGTATGTGTACGACTGTTTCTGCAGACTTCCCTTATGCTGAGCCTTTACCCAGCTACTGTCAATAACGTCTACCAACATTTCAGGTTTACTGCCAGTTTGATTGGCATAATCACATTTAATTATTGTGCTGTTTTCTTTCAGGTCATGCAGATAACAGTATAATCTCGACCCAATAATAGTCAGCGTAGCACTGTTGcagtagaaaaacaatcatacAGAGACAACAAATTTTGTCTTGATCTTAGTTATGGCAACAACATGACATTGTATCGGACTGCAGATCTTCCGAAACATCCTGACTTTGAGATAGGACTAGCTAAAAACATTCATCGTGTATTTTCATGCTCTCTGGTATGAAGATTCAGATTAAACCAAAGGCATGTTGATTGAGAATCTTGTTGTTTCCCTCTTGGTAGTCATGTGAGTTGTTTTATCTGCTGAGCTGGCTTTAGAGGACTGCAGTCAGCCACTGCTCACCAGGCATGCATTGTTGCATTGAGTCATCAAATtgaccaaaacaaacacaattgTTCATGTAGGCTCATCTCTTTTAAGATTGACTTGCTTCCAAGCAAGCACAAAATGTCCTTTCCTTGACCTGAAACTTCTATGACTCTTTTAATGGCCGTTAACTGTGCTTAAAGACCTCCAAAAACGGCATAAGGAGCTGACCAGTCTGACTCATGCAGATTTGCACGACTGCATGTTGAGTAATTGCATATTTATGTCATTGTAAGTATTGAGCAAACCAAGTTTCAGTTTAAAATCTcatctgataaaaaaaaatgtgaatACATTTTCTTATCATGACTGATGATAGTGATGAATGCAATCTGTGGTTCATCAAACCAGGATGTGGAGTCTGTTTACTTGCTTTGGTATTTGCTACATTGTCTGATCTTTCAAAAACCTGTCAGCCACTTCTGCTTTTTAGTCTCATTGCCTGGGGTGATGTTGTTCCTCTTATTAAGGTACAACATAGACTTAAGGCTTCTAGAGCAGGTTCATGTTTTACCTTTGGAGGAAAGGTTACAAAACTAGAATGACGTCATGTATGATATTATAACCATGTTCTCCTAACCAACTCCGCTGTTGCCTTGAGCGAGGATGGACTTTCACAAGGTCAAAACAGGAAGGGTTGTAAATCAAAGGTCCATTTTGCTGCAGAGAGTGTTCTGTAATgatgttgtgtttgtctgtatgcaGCACCGCGGCTAAGCTGATAGTGACATGATACCTACAGTCACTGATAAGAACTGAATGTACCTAACCTACTGATGTGATAGGAACAACATCtgtaaaataatataataatgaaaCCGATTATGTCTGATTTTGCAGGTGGCAGAGATGATCAGACCTCGGGAGACCTTCACGCCAGATACGTAGCTCCGCTCGTGATCATTGGATCACTGATCGTCGGACTGCTGGTTACAGTCCTGTTATGTAGAAGACGCTCTAGGAGTATTCTGCACTCACTGAGGTACCCTCACTGTGGTACACTCACTGTGGTACACTCACTGTTGACTTCCCCCTCACTGCAGGACCAAGGGTGTTGATGCTCAAAGTCGAGGATGTGCCCTCTGCTCTGCATCTGTCCAGTCCCACTGTCAGGTCCTCGTCGCTGACAATCACCGACGCTGACAATCACCAATCAACATATTTTCAGATCTTCTCCATCCTTTGCGGTCTTGTTGTCCTGCTGTGGGCCATCACCCTCATTCTTTGTCTTGGACGACAGGTAAgaatgtatacatgtgtgtcttTCCCTGTACGTGACCACTTGCTGGTCTCAGCTGCATCGCTTGTGTTACACCCAAATACCCAAGATCCCTTGGATCCGGTAGAGTCTACAGCCTTGATTTCACAAGGGCGCAAGTGGTTATTTTTAACGATTCCTTATTGCATGTCTGCTCCACAGTGGAAGGGGTTTGTCCGCAGCATTGGATGCCCCACCCAGACGGTTTGCCCTGATTCGGTGTACATGGACATGAGAAGCAAACTCCTTCAGAGGCCAGCCCACTCGCCCCCTGTGCCTGAAACCACCCAGCATATCAGTGAGAAACTCGAACACGGCCACTAAAAATGTCCTTAAGGGCAAGTGGCCTACGTGagcgtgtgcgagtgtgtgtgtgcaattgtgTACATTCATCATGAGCCGACGTAAAACTGGGGTCTTCCACTTTGCGCCACACAATCCTTCTCCTTCACCTCAAGCTTTAGCACCATAAAGAGTAGATCCTGATGTGGCTATGAAACTTTCTGTGAAATCTACTGTTATCCAATAGAATGGATGATTGTTCAATGTTTTGGCTTAACATATTCTTGGTTGATAAGATGCTTTTAAGATGCATTATTAGTGCCTTGTTCTACTGTTTGTAAGCTTGGTTGATTGTTCCAGAAGTTCCAGATGTGTTTTGTTACTGTCTCTGGTCAATAAAGTTTTCATCATAAAGTTAAATTGTCTAAATATTTTATTCACCCCCAATTACCAAAATAAGCACCAATAATTCTGACTCTATTTGTATCTCAGTATACTTGGAAGTTGCACTCTACTACAGTGATTGCATTTCCATTTGATTAATTTAGCAAatgattttatccaaagcagcaCACAAACAGTGCATAAAGCAGATAATTAACATCCCCAGAAGTGCACAATTAGCAGTATTTCAGTAGTCAGTGCCAAGGAACTGTTTGTATttgaccagacacagtgcatgaATATCATCGCAACTACATTTAAACGATTCTATAAGGACAGtgcagcacacaaacacccacagtgCAAAAACAATTAGTAGGTGCAGAATGTATTTGCAAGAATCTCAGACACAACTGTTTCAACTGTCATAGCAGTGTCAGATTTAGGTATCCACGCTTGCTTGCTCACTTCCATATCTGTATTTATGTGTTTGGGAGGGGGAAGTGGGCATATGTATATGCACACTTAGTTTGCATAGCTTGAAATAAAGGTGCTAATGGCATTAAATATACATGTAGACCAGTTAGGCTCTACCACTAGGTCAGTGAGGGGAAGTGGCTTACAACAAACCAGCATCATTTATTTCTCAAACCACACAAACATCTCTAAAACAAATTGTTCATGCTCCCTTTAGTGAGCTGCAATCTACAAGAAGGCACTCTCTATAGAATTcatgattattattttttttcggTGCGCTAAATGCAAGATGCAGGTTTCTGTAAAAAGAAAAGCAACATAATGGTAGCCATACATTTTGAGTCACACCTTTTTCTAAGTACCTTGACTTACTGTATATTATTAAATCCTGGAGTCCTTGTATAATGTCATGATTGCATGTACTAATTCTTATACATGTGGACGTAAATGGGTATCATCATCATGGTGATTGATTTAGTGGACCATGTTTTGTTAATTCTGAGCATGGTCCACATGCTAATTTGAAAAAGGAAACAatatctttctcactctctctctctctttctctctctctctctctctctctctctctctctctccctctctctctctctctttctctctctctctctctccctctctctctctaatctctctatccctatctctctatcttatctgtctgtctgtctaataATGAACTGTGCGTATTACTAAATATGCATTCTAATATTTATTATACTATATACaattataatatattataatttaccataatatgttaaaatatatatacatgtttCAAGGCCAGATAAGAGTCTTAACAATTGTTAAGAGAATGTGTTACATATAACTACCCACCATGGTTTTTCATA contains:
- the LOC134008858 gene encoding MAM domain-containing glycosylphosphatidylinositol anchor protein 2-like isoform X1, with the translated sequence MASVVYCLLLTCLISSSKSVEEFLSLDCPTEHHGVYGQRSLVKCIAKANLGEITTIKHVTWKKGAEIVLMVTTGKLEMEKDGFQFADPDWKVNVNTSLLLTNTKMSDMGEYECMVWTDVGHKTAKTNLSVTDKYQTPTINSIQGENIKDNTDVTLFCNATGGDQIGSIQWFDEFGTNWTPNSELVSSKTENGLFNLSSRLVLKDPSSNYTCLVFNARGVQEGKASLSLQLMSMSGRDDQTSGDLHARYVAPLVIIGSLIVGLLVTVLLCRRRSRSILHSLRYPHCGTLTVVHSLLTSPSLQDQGC